Part of the Actinomycetota bacterium genome is shown below.
AAATTGCGATTTTTGCATTTTTTAAGATATTTTGTTTCTTAGTCGATTATTCCACCACCTACTAAGATATCATTTTCATAAAATACTACTGATTGGCCAGGTGTTATAGCCCATTTTGGTTTATCAAAAATTACTTTTACTCTATCTTTACTGATAGGTACTACTAAAGCAGGTTCTAATTCATCTCGGTATCTGATTTTGGCTTTTACTTTCATTTCTGATTCTAATTTATCAAGGTATATAAAGTTTATATCAGATGCAGTTAATTCTTTTCCCATAAGCTGCTTAGAATTTCCAACAATTAATGTATTAGTATCTGGAATTATCTTTTTTACATAAAGTGGTTCCTTATAAGATATTCCCAATCCCTTTCTCTGACCAATAGTGTAAAAAGGAAATCCCTTGTGTTGCCCCAATATATTGTTATTTGTATCAACAATTAGACCGGGTTCAATTTTAATATTGAGATTTTTTTCAATAAAATTACCATAATTACCATCAGGGATGAAGCAAATATCCTGACTTTCAATTTTACTTGCTATCTTCAGATTATTTTTTTGTGCAATATCTCTTATCTCACTTTTTTTATAATTTCCTAAAGGACAGATAATTTTTGATAATTGTTCCTGGTTTAGTTTCCAAAAAACATATGACTGGTCTTTATTTCTATCTTTAGCTCTTTTGATTATGAATTTATTAGAGCTTGAATCTTTCTCAATTGACACGTAATGACCAGTAGCAATTTTTGCAGCCTCCAGTTTTTCTGCAATGTCTATAAAAGCTCCAAATTTTATATATTTATTACACATAATACAAGGATTTGGAGTTTTACCTAATAGATATTGGTTACAAAAATAATCAACGACTTTTTGTTTAAAATTGTTTCTTAAATCTAATGTGAAATGTGCTAAATTTAATTTTCTACAAACATCTCTGGCATTCCAAATTCCTAAAATAGAACAACATGATTTCAAATATTGTTCCTCAAAAGGAAATTCCCAGAGTCTCATTGTTGAACCGATAACTTCATATCCCTGTTTAGTAAGAAGTAGTGCTGATACAGAGCTATCAACTCCACCACTCATAGCAACTAATACTTTTTTATCTTTTTTTGGAAATATATTTTTTATTTCATTTCTTGAGATGTAATCTCCAACTGCTCTATGAAAAGCTTCAATTGGTAGATTTATAATACTTCTTTCCTTAACTGATAAATCTGTAATTTTACTCTTTTCAATTTGTAAGTCTATGAATTTTCTCTCTTCAGCTGGTATTATCTCTTCAACTTTTTTACTCCCTGATTCCTTTATTAACTCTTTTATTATGAGTTTTTTAGAAATTTTTACAGCATCTAATAGACTTAATTTCTGAGCAAAAGCTTTAATTTTTTCACATACTTTAGACAAAAAAGGAGATAGTGAATGAGGACTATTATAATCAAAATTTATATCTACTATGGATGAATCTTCAAAAGAGACAACAGCTTTTACACATATTGATTTTTTAGAATCTTCTATTTCTCCAACACCAAAGAAAATATTTTTGTCTTTTAATTTACTATCTTTCATATTTTTATTATTTGCGAAATTTTGTAAAAGATATAATGTTATTTATGAAATCTTGTGAAAGATTTAATAAATTTATAAAAACTAGATAACATTTTTTTAAGTGTTGGCAAAGAATTTAAGCTTATCAGTGCTTTGAATTTTTCTATCGGTACAAATTTTTTCTTAATACTTTCTGAAAAATCTTTAATCATTATTTTTGATTGTTCCATATAATATTTATCAAGTTTTTTACCACCATAAGCAGACAAAAGATAAAGGTCAGTAATTTCATATATATTTAACTCTACCCTATCTTTAACTCGCATTGCATATTCACAGCTGTCTTCCCAAAATTTTTTTTGAATACCAAAATCAGAAAGCTTATTAATTATTCTTCTATAACTAGCCCGAATATATCTGTTTGGATTATTATAATTTTTATAAATATCCATATAATAACGAATATCTTTTGAAAAAATAATAGAGCAAAAGCCTAAAAAGATAGCACCTATAATAGTAAAAATTCCAAAAATAATTTTAGATGGTTTGATTGGTTTTTTTATCGTTCCTATTCCCTCACCCTCTCCTAACTCTACATCTTCCATCAGCAACTCTTTTAGACTCTTTAATCTTCTTTCTGCTGCCTCTCCTCCTACAGGTTCCTTCTTTATCTTTTCAGCATATTCAGGTGCTTTAAAGGGTGAAGTAGGCTCAAAATTTATCCATCCATAATTGGGAAAATAGACCTCAACCCACATGTGTATATTATTCCTATTCACATAATAAAAACTTGTTTTTAGATCAAAAGTTCCTGTTGTATAACCCACTGCTACTCTTGAAGGAATATCCAAAAGTCTACACATAAGTGCCATAGATGCTGCATAGTGCTGGCAATAACCCCTTTTTGAGTCAAATAGGAAATTTGAAATATCATAACCAGCTGGAACATCTTCTATATCAAGTGAATAATAATAATTCCCTTTTAGATAGTCTCGTATAGCTACAACTTTGTCATAGTTGTTATCTATACCTCTTGTTATCTCTTTTGCAAGTTCCTCAATTCTGGTGTCTAAGGGTCTGCTTTCAAATTGGAATATTTTTGTATACTTATTTAAGTCAAAATTATCTAAATAAATATCTCCCACATCTCTTAACATTTCAGGTGTAGCTGTTGAAACAACAGATATAATGTCATATTCATCTCCCTTTTTAAGCAAGTCTTGTGTCATAATATTTCCAGTTTCAGATACAGAAAAATTTTTAGAATATTTAGAATCTAATTTTACTGGCATGTTTATACTAAAGACATATGGGGAGATAAGCTTTTTTACTACATAACTTTGTTTAATAAATTTTATATTAGGGATATTTAACTCTTCTAAATCTAAAATATCCCCATCTTCCAATAATGTATTAATAGCATTTTCATACAATTGAGAAGATTTTAAAAAGGTTTCAATTCTTTCTTTTAAAATATCCTCATCTACAGTACCTTCATCCAAAAAACCTTCATATAAGATCAAAGCTCTCTCAGGTTCAAGTCCAAAAAGTATCTGCATTCCCCCTTCCTCACCAGCATATGTTTTATTTATAAAGCTTAAATCAAATTGTGGCTCCATAAAGACCTCCCTACCTACTCCCATTGATGCATGATAATCGCTTTTATACCAGAAAGAACCATCAGTGGTATTAAGTAAAGTTGCTCTCCAGTAACCTGGTTCAGGACTTCTTACCATAAAGACTATTTCTGGTTCAGAAAGTGTAATCTCTGATGGAAAATCCATGTTAGGATAAAAGTATGATACCTTTCTCCGAGAAATTACATATCTTTTAAAAATGTCATATTTCCACCATTGAAATTCTGGTTTTTTTACATGTCCTGATAATAATGTAGTTACCAAAACAGCTAATATAACAATTCCAAC
Proteins encoded:
- the mnmA gene encoding tRNA 2-thiouridine(34) synthase MnmA, whose protein sequence is MKDSKLKDKNIFFGVGEIEDSKKSICVKAVVSFEDSSIVDINFDYNSPHSLSPFLSKVCEKIKAFAQKLSLLDAVKISKKLIIKELIKESGSKKVEEIIPAEERKFIDLQIEKSKITDLSVKERSIINLPIEAFHRAVGDYISRNEIKNIFPKKDKKVLVAMSGGVDSSVSALLLTKQGYEVIGSTMRLWEFPFEEQYLKSCCSILGIWNARDVCRKLNLAHFTLDLRNNFKQKVVDYFCNQYLLGKTPNPCIMCNKYIKFGAFIDIAEKLEAAKIATGHYVSIEKDSSSNKFIIKRAKDRNKDQSYVFWKLNQEQLSKIICPLGNYKKSEIRDIAQKNNLKIASKIESQDICFIPDGNYGNFIEKNLNIKIEPGLIVDTNNNILGQHKGFPFYTIGQRKGLGISYKEPLYVKKIIPDTNTLIVGNSKQLMGKELTASDINFIYLDKLESEMKVKAKIRYRDELEPALVVPISKDRVKVIFDKPKWAITPGQSVVFYENDILVGGGIID
- a CDS encoding transglutaminase-like domain-containing protein — protein: MKKYLKQFADKNFIFLVFVHTALGISSILSLRRIVTWYQFTVACLYLFLIATLLAILLSKTRIHGFFAIIISAVVGIFLIYYLIYSPIHHRFINSYGFWFNLLQKIGRDLDYAFKFFSGHRAPIRYVSGVGLFFLPIIWIVSFLASWSTFRWKKPLLTILILLPFFLIMSILGTNWMKYQISLLFILSSILLLELEGIGILRRSVEKVSLNLSALKSHHQIGLMFSVGIVILAVLVTTLLSGHVKKPEFQWWKYDIFKRYVISRRKVSYFYPNMDFPSEITLSEPEIVFMVRSPEPGYWRATLLNTTDGSFWYKSDYHASMGVGREVFMEPQFDLSFINKTYAGEEGGMQILFGLEPERALILYEGFLDEGTVDEDILKERIETFLKSSQLYENAINTLLEDGDILDLEELNIPNIKFIKQSYVVKKLISPYVFSINMPVKLDSKYSKNFSVSETGNIMTQDLLKKGDEYDIISVVSTATPEMLRDVGDIYLDNFDLNKYTKIFQFESRPLDTRIEELAKEITRGIDNNYDKVVAIRDYLKGNYYYSLDIEDVPAGYDISNFLFDSKRGYCQHYAASMALMCRLLDIPSRVAVGYTTGTFDLKTSFYYVNRNNIHMWVEVYFPNYGWINFEPTSPFKAPEYAEKIKKEPVGGEAAERRLKSLKELLMEDVELGEGEGIGTIKKPIKPSKIIFGIFTIIGAIFLGFCSIIFSKDIRYYMDIYKNYNNPNRYIRASYRRIINKLSDFGIQKKFWEDSCEYAMRVKDRVELNIYEITDLYLLSAYGGKKLDKYYMEQSKIMIKDFSESIKKKFVPIEKFKALISLNSLPTLKKMLSSFYKFIKSFTRFHK